One window of the Mycobacteriales bacterium genome contains the following:
- a CDS encoding glutaredoxin family protein — protein sequence MPARTVELLARAGCHLCDDARRLVERVTAEAGVPWSETDVDTDPRLQAEFGDLVPVVRVDGKELGYWRIDEAKLRRALG from the coding sequence ATGCCCGCCCGGACCGTCGAGCTGCTCGCCCGCGCCGGCTGTCACCTCTGCGACGACGCCCGCCGGCTGGTCGAGCGGGTGACGGCCGAGGCCGGGGTGCCCTGGAGCGAGACCGACGTGGACACCGATCCGCGGCTGCAGGCCGAGTTCGGCGATCTCGTCCCGGTCGTCCGGGTGGACGGCAAGGAGCTGGGCTACTGGCGCATCGACGAGGCGAAGCTCCGCCGCGCCCTTGGCTGA